Part of the Gammaproteobacteria bacterium genome is shown below.
CCTGTGCAATATCGCCTTTGACTGTTTCTTCTACTACCTTCACAGATTTAAGCCCCCCTTCAGCCGCCATCTGGTTAGATGCCTCAATCAATGCCGCTCGCCACTTGTCATATCCCAGACTCTGGATAGTTGAGCTCGACAAGTATCCTATTGCTTCTTCTATCTCCCCTTTGTCTATTGCCACAAAAAAGCGTTGGACTGTTT
Proteins encoded:
- a CDS encoding DUF4878 domain-containing protein, which produces MKNKILIVFAILLGATLLTGCSAGPGKTVQRFFVAIDKGEIEEAIGYLSSSTIQSLGYDKWRAALIEASNQMAAEGGLKSVKVVEETVKGDIAQVTVKIVMGNGSEESDSVDLIKEDGDWKIRIDPWSK